In the Candidatus Electrothrix rattekaaiensis genome, one interval contains:
- a CDS encoding type II toxin-antitoxin system HicA family toxin: MNSKNRKTLGLIFTDPCNGNIEWRKIESLFLSLGAVRTERAGSAVSFVLNDVRADFHRPHPDKAALRYRVKDARNFLKKAGITP, from the coding sequence ATGAATAGCAAAAATCGCAAAACACTGGGGCTGATTTTTACCGATCCGTGTAACGGCAATATCGAATGGCGAAAAATCGAATCATTGTTTCTTTCGCTCGGAGCAGTTCGGACGGAACGGGCAGGTTCCGCTGTCAGTTTTGTGTTGAACGATGTCCGGGCAGATTTTCATCGTCCGCATCCTGATAAGGCGGCATTGAGATACAGAGTGAAGGATGCACGCAATTTTTTGAAGAAAGCAGGAATCACACCATGA
- a CDS encoding type II toxin-antitoxin system HicB family antitoxin: MNIMKYRGYIARIEYDEEDRIFVGHLAGIQDIVGFHGTTVDELEVAFHESVDNYIAISEETGRPAQKPYSGRLMLRVPPEVHAAVATAAQVRGKSINQWATDTLKKAARH, encoded by the coding sequence ATGAATATAATGAAATACCGAGGCTATATAGCCCGGATTGAATATGATGAGGAAGACCGGATTTTTGTCGGACATCTGGCAGGAATCCAGGATATTGTCGGTTTTCACGGAACAACGGTGGATGAACTTGAAGTTGCGTTTCATGAATCGGTTGACAATTATATTGCCATCAGCGAAGAAACAGGCCGACCAGCACAAAAGCCATATTCCGGCAGATTGATGCTACGGGTTCCGCCAGAGGTTCATGCCGCAGTGGCGACCGCTGCTCAGGTACGTGGAAAGAGTATAAATCAATGGGCGACAGATACATTAAAAAAAGCCGCACGACATTGA